The candidate division WOR-3 bacterium genomic sequence GTCACTGACCGGGATTTTGGCACATTTTACCATTTTTGCGTATTATATAATGAGGCTATTAACTGCTTTTAGCCTTCAGGAAACAGGGTCTGCGCCAGTTCTGTTATCAGCTCTTCTTTTGCTAAATTCAAGATACTGTCAAGCGAAAGGTCAATCTCCTCTTTGCCTTTACGGATAATCGCGCCTCCTGAAATTGGCACCGGCTCACCCAATTTTGTCCCAAGTTGTGAACCGAACCTCGCCCTATCGTTTTCAGAAAGGTGCACGGTTGCATCCGCTCCAGCATATTTCTCCAACAACCTTTTCAGAATCGCTACATATTCCGGGTTTTTGAGAATGGCATCCCTTGCCCTTTCACAAATCTTTTCAATCACCCGCCATTTCGCCTCAAGGAGAATCTTTTTTGCCTCCAGACGCGCCTTGCTTTTGGCGTTTTCCAGAATCACCCCGACCCGTTTTTCAACCCTTTCCCTTTGCTCCCTTATCAGCCTCTCCTCGGTCTGCTTTAACCGCTCCTCAATCTCTTTTATCTCCTTTTCCCTTTCGGCATCAATGGCCGCAACCCTTTCGCGCGCGTCCGCAAGGATTTTGTCAACCAGTTCCTTTGTGCCCACTTTTAACCCAGTTTCACGCCCATCTGCAGAAATATCGTTGCTAACAGACCAAGGACCGCATAGGTCTCAACCAGCGCACCGAATATCACCGCCTTGGTTGCCTCGCTCGGACGCTTTGCCACCAGTTCTGCGCCTGCTGCACACACCTTTCCCTGCAAAATGGCGGTTATCAACCCGGCAATTCCCACAGGCAGACAGGCGGCAAACATCTGCACACCCTGACCAAAGGTTATCGGCATCAGTTCGCCCAAAAGACCAAGTTTCATAATCGCCAAAAAGGCACCAAGAAACCCGTAGAAACCCTGGGTGCCGGGAAGGGCGACAAGGATAAACAGGTTGCCGAACTTCTTCGGGTCCTCAGCCATAACCCCGCTTGCAACCTCGGCAACCATGCGCACCCCCAATGCCGAACCGATTCCCGCTACCAATGCCGCTACCACGCATCCTAAAAGTGCTATTGCCAGACCAAATGGGTCAACCATTAACTCCTCCTTATGATTTCAATGAAACAAACTGATTAACCTCTTTAAAAGGTTGAAACGGCTCACCCCCGCCGGTATAAAAACGGGGGAAAAACTCAACATACTGCAGCCTTAATGAATGGACAAACGCTCCCAAAACATTCACAGCAATATTATAGGTATGCCCAATCACTAAAACAACCAGCGCAAGAAGAACACCGATAACAGGTATGGGCAGCAACATCCAGGCGATAACATTGATTGCCATCGCCACACCGCCGGTGCACATCCCCAAAGCCATCAGCCGGATATAGGATAACAGGACCCCAAGATAACTGGTAGCACCGTAAAGGGCATAGCCACCCCAGATGAACTTCTTCAAAAGCCTCTGCCCGCTTGGACAGAGAAAATAGAAAACTGTGCCCAAGACACCGGGAACAAATGCTGGCAAAATCCTTAAAAAATAAAGCACAATACCAATAAGGGTGGCAATACCCAGGGTAAGCCTTATCGGTGTCCAGCCCTTTTTCTCAAATACGGTAAATACCGCATATCCCATCATTGTTAAAAACACCGCCAAAACCGCCCAGCGGGCAAAACCGAACTCAGACGGTAGCCAACCCAGCCTTGCAGCGAAAAATACGAGAATTGTGCCCAAAAGCCCGAACCATAGCCACTGGGAAACCATCGTCTCCCTTTCTCTGCGCGTGAAAACAACTATTGCCGCAATCGCAAACAAAATCAGGACTAAGAGGAAAGCGTTCACCTGCTCAGAAAGCATTTTCCCAAAAACCAGCCGAACCGCCAGCCCATTTAAAAGAACAAACCAGGGCAACTGCCCCAAAAGCGCCTCATCAAATCTTTTTACCCGCAGGCAGTCCGCAATCTCAAACCCAATACCGGCAATCAACTGGCAAAAACCCAAGGCAATGGAAAGTATAAAAAACTTCATCGGCTCCTTCATCGGGTCAAACCACAAAAGCCGGTTTTTAAAAGCGGCAAGCCAGCTAATACCCAAACGGTCAGGGATGTCACCAAACCAACCGCCGACCATTGCTCCGGCAGGGATGGTCAGAATTGCGCCGATAAGGACAATACCCAAAAGTTTATTGCTCATACCCATTTTCCTCATCAAAAGAAAGGTGATAATCGCCAGGACAATGCCATAACCGGCATCGGTCAAACACAATGCAAAGAATATCCCGAAAAATGGGGCGATCAGCCAGGTCGGGTCCATCTCCTCAGGCAAAGGCAACTGATACAACTCCAAGACCAGTTCAAACGGTCGCCAGAGCCGGCGATTGATAAGGGCAACCGGTGGCTTTTCATCAGGCTCAGGCTCAATGGGGACAAATGCTGCCAACCCGAAATCATCAATCAGTCTTTGCAACCTTTTGATGTCCCTATCCCTTATCCAGCCGTAAATCAGAAAAACAGCATAACTCTTAACAAAATTTGCCTCAACCTCTCTTCTTTTCTCCTCGTTCAAAAGCGCATCCGCCTTTACCTTCAGTTTTGGCAACTCCTCTGTCAGGCGCCTGATTTCCTTCTCAACCTCGGCGAGATCCTGCATAATCTGGCGTTGCTCCTGCTCAATTTTCGCTATTATCTCAGCCGGCTTTGCACCAATCCCCTTCAGGTCAATATGCTCCCATTGTCCCTGTGCCAAAACCGCGCCTATCTCCTCGGCATACTCACTAACGAACGCCACTAACGCATAAATCCCGCCATCACCCTCACTTATTTTCTGGAGGCTTGCCGGCTTACCCTCTAACCCTGTGCGCACAATCTCATATCGGTCGTGATCGGACACCCTGCCAAAAACCACCTTTACCCCCGCAATCCTCTCCAGTTCTCCAGGTGCGTATTGTAATGATACCCAAGGCCTCAGCCGCTTAATTTCATCATCGATATTTTTCAGACGGTTCTCAAGTTCGCCCCTTTTTGCGCTCAGCCGC encodes the following:
- a CDS encoding V-type ATP synthase subunit E, whose product is MGTKELVDKILADARERVAAIDAEREKEIKEIEERLKQTEERLIREQRERVEKRVGVILENAKSKARLEAKKILLEAKWRVIEKICERARDAILKNPEYVAILKRLLEKYAGADATVHLSENDRARFGSQLGTKLGEPVPISGGAIIRKGKEEIDLSLDSILNLAKEELITELAQTLFPEG
- a CDS encoding V-type ATP synthase subunit K encodes the protein MVDPFGLAIALLGCVVAALVAGIGSALGVRMVAEVASGVMAEDPKKFGNLFILVALPGTQGFYGFLGAFLAIMKLGLLGELMPITFGQGVQMFAACLPVGIAGLITAILQGKVCAAGAELVAKRPSEATKAVIFGALVETYAVLGLLATIFLQMGVKLG